A stretch of Planococcus citri chromosome 5, ihPlaCitr1.1, whole genome shotgun sequence DNA encodes these proteins:
- the LOC135846928 gene encoding NAD-dependent protein deacylase-like isoform X2 gives MIISNGITFQGIIFLYIILISMVQIHCYNQSSIDDVKNLISNAKHILVLTGPAIIPELKYPNYRDDSYMWRDTISSDLATSDAFERTPDKVHHTLAALQQRFREESRQLTVVTQCEDDLHRQAGIQNVIDLNGCIFRTKCIRCGEKEYNRDDPICEALKGYQNAGLPHVISREDLPHCKRRGCHSLLGPDMVWYHSSLDKITYKNLVRVVNEADLFIVIGSPTDRGYARAYQPQFEDEDIPCIEFNPVESERSFTYTYSFIGPLNETVPKFLQHAAPTTTTPMENIDDMIINYKDDKDDYKHDEPEWLDDMETNISTE, from the exons atgataatcTCCAATGGAATCACATTTCAaggcattatttttttatacatcaTTTTAATATCGATGGTACAAATTCACTGTTACAATCAATCCAG CATCGACGACGTCAAAAACCTCATATCGAATGCTAAACACATCCTCGTTCTTACTGGACCAGCCATCATACCAGAGTTAAAATATCCCAACTACAGAGATGACAGTTACATGTGGAGGGACACGATATCTTCAGATTTGGCTACTTCCGATGCCTTCGAACGTACACCGGACAAA GTTCATCATACTTTGGCAGCTTTACAACAACGTTTCAGGGAGGAAAGTCGACAGCTAACTGTGGTCACCCAATGCGAAGACGATCTGCATAGACAAGCTGGTATCCAGAATGTGATCGATTTGAACGGGTGTATTTTTAGAACGAAATGCATACGCTGCGGTGAGAAAGAGTATAACAGAGATGATCCCATTTGCGAGGCATTGAAAGGATACCA GAACGCTGGATTACCTCACGTCATATCTAGAGAAGATCTGCCACACTGTAAACGACGCGGATGTCATTCTTTACTAGGCCCAGATATGGTTTGGTATCATTCTTCGTTGGATAAAATAACTTACAAGAATCTCG TGCGTGTGGTCAACGAAGCAGACCTGTTTATAGTAATTGGGAGCCCAACTGACAGAGGTTATGCCAGGGCTTATCAGCCGCAATTCGAAGATGAAGACATTCCTTGCATCGAATTCAATCCTGTCGAGTCAGAAAGATCGTTTACATACAC GTACAGCTTTATAGGACCACTGAACGAAACCGTGCCAAAATTCTTACAGCATGCTGCGCCAACAACCACCACTCCTATGGAAAACATAGACGATATGATTATCAATTATAAAGACGATAAGGATGATTATAAACATGACGAACCTGAGTGGCTCGATGACATGGAAACCAACATTTCGACTGAATGA
- the LOC135846928 gene encoding NAD-dependent protein deacylase-like isoform X1, whose translation MIISNGITFQGIIFLYIILISMVQIHCYNQSSIDDVKNLISNAKHILVLTGPAIIPELKYPNYRDDSYMWRDTISSDLATSDAFERTPDKVWEFYSYLRSLALPFESNQVHHTLAALQQRFREESRQLTVVTQCEDDLHRQAGIQNVIDLNGCIFRTKCIRCGEKEYNRDDPICEALKGYQNAGLPHVISREDLPHCKRRGCHSLLGPDMVWYHSSLDKITYKNLVRVVNEADLFIVIGSPTDRGYARAYQPQFEDEDIPCIEFNPVESERSFTYTYSFIGPLNETVPKFLQHAAPTTTTPMENIDDMIINYKDDKDDYKHDEPEWLDDMETNISTE comes from the exons atgataatcTCCAATGGAATCACATTTCAaggcattatttttttatacatcaTTTTAATATCGATGGTACAAATTCACTGTTACAATCAATCCAG CATCGACGACGTCAAAAACCTCATATCGAATGCTAAACACATCCTCGTTCTTACTGGACCAGCCATCATACCAGAGTTAAAATATCCCAACTACAGAGATGACAGTTACATGTGGAGGGACACGATATCTTCAGATTTGGCTACTTCCGATGCCTTCGAACGTACACCGGACAAAGTATGGGAATTCTACAGCTACCTCAGATCGTTAGCATTACCATTTGAATCAAATCAG GTTCATCATACTTTGGCAGCTTTACAACAACGTTTCAGGGAGGAAAGTCGACAGCTAACTGTGGTCACCCAATGCGAAGACGATCTGCATAGACAAGCTGGTATCCAGAATGTGATCGATTTGAACGGGTGTATTTTTAGAACGAAATGCATACGCTGCGGTGAGAAAGAGTATAACAGAGATGATCCCATTTGCGAGGCATTGAAAGGATACCA GAACGCTGGATTACCTCACGTCATATCTAGAGAAGATCTGCCACACTGTAAACGACGCGGATGTCATTCTTTACTAGGCCCAGATATGGTTTGGTATCATTCTTCGTTGGATAAAATAACTTACAAGAATCTCG TGCGTGTGGTCAACGAAGCAGACCTGTTTATAGTAATTGGGAGCCCAACTGACAGAGGTTATGCCAGGGCTTATCAGCCGCAATTCGAAGATGAAGACATTCCTTGCATCGAATTCAATCCTGTCGAGTCAGAAAGATCGTTTACATACAC GTACAGCTTTATAGGACCACTGAACGAAACCGTGCCAAAATTCTTACAGCATGCTGCGCCAACAACCACCACTCCTATGGAAAACATAGACGATATGATTATCAATTATAAAGACGATAAGGATGATTATAAACATGACGAACCTGAGTGGCTCGATGACATGGAAACCAACATTTCGACTGAATGA